The Streptomyces pactum genome contains a region encoding:
- a CDS encoding thioesterase II family protein produces MTTAADAWVRRFHPSRDPRWRLACFAHAGGAASTYHRLSARLGPSVEVLSMQYPGRHDRRADPFLTDVRSMADQAHRALLSRTGPQQRPLALFGHSMGATVAFEVALRMEAEGLSPTHLFVSGRRAPSTYRDERVRLRDDNGLVDEIIELGGTQPEVLADEALRQMILPVVRNDYTAIETYRCLPGAVLRRTPVTALVGDSDPKATLDEVRTWADHTRAAFALRVFEDSGHFYLDDREDEVVDLVTGTLRADRAVPAS; encoded by the coding sequence ATGACGACGGCGGCCGACGCGTGGGTCCGGCGGTTCCACCCCTCGCGCGACCCCCGGTGGCGGCTCGCGTGCTTCGCGCACGCGGGCGGCGCGGCCAGCACCTACCATCGGCTGTCCGCACGGCTGGGACCCTCCGTGGAAGTGCTTTCCATGCAGTACCCGGGCCGTCACGACCGGCGCGCCGACCCCTTCCTCACCGACGTACGAAGCATGGCCGACCAGGCCCACCGGGCGCTGCTGTCCCGCACGGGCCCCCAGCAGCGGCCGCTGGCGCTGTTCGGACACAGCATGGGCGCGACCGTCGCCTTCGAGGTGGCGCTGCGCATGGAGGCCGAAGGACTGTCCCCCACGCATCTGTTCGTGTCCGGTCGGCGGGCTCCTTCCACGTATCGCGACGAACGGGTCCGTCTCAGGGACGACAACGGCCTGGTGGACGAGATCATCGAACTCGGCGGCACCCAGCCCGAGGTCCTCGCCGACGAGGCGCTGCGCCAGATGATCCTGCCGGTCGTACGCAACGACTACACGGCGATCGAGACGTACCGCTGCCTTCCCGGAGCGGTCCTGCGTCGCACCCCGGTCACCGCCCTGGTGGGTGACTCCGACCCCAAGGCCACGCTCGACGAGGTGCGCACCTGGGCCGACCACACTCGGGCAGCCTTCGCCCTGCGCGTGTTCGAGGACAGCGGCCACTTCTACCTCGACGACCGTGAGGACGAGGTGGTGGACCTGGTGACCGGGACGCTGCGGGCGGATCGGGCGGTCCCCGCGAGCTGA
- a CDS encoding AfsR/SARP family transcriptional regulator, whose translation MRLELLGTVRAWQHGQRVVVGPPKQQAVLGFLASRVNEAVSIEEIADAVWGSELPRTAGNAVHTYVAGLRRALGLPREKTAGGPALVSTGGGYALLVNPANVDARCFEHRLAEARRLCVRGERRAALDLLESALDLWRAEAYTAVPGPFAVVERMRLQELRFTAVEEWAAEMLAAGRHAEAAVPLGDLVVKAPLRERLRALLMMSLQGCGRRAHALAVYRETRELLHAELGIEPCPDLRALHERILADQPVTLGRDARGRLVIGADGGAEGPGGGDRAGGGAAPGAAGTESESAGTGAGGGAGSGPAGGRAGAGGGAGIQGGVRGTGAKDGTGCGTGAGLGTGAAADAHPPASAPPCAPPRTPTQVPGPPSVPSVRSARVTPRPAQLPPTVRGFIGRAAQQRRLRSLVDEAGAHPAKAPAIAVIDGAPGVGKSALALQIAHETAERFPDGQLFVDLCGSGLRRPRVSAGEALGLVLRSLGVAETRLPATVDGRARLYRTLLSGKRTLLFLDDAHDTESLAPLLSGGPTCVLVTSRWRQLGRLPSPHTERIELKPLTPQESVRLLAYLAGPRRLTGARQESFRLALLCGCLPLPLRIAAGALVEDPALSPARLADDIENGRLEQLTVVGDTAASLRMSFRKSYRAVPPEAARMFRLLGLHQGREITESTAATLAGITREGASRRLDLLAAGHLLEQTGPDRYRFPDLLRLYAAECAEEEPLRGRTGALSRLLAQRDTEEAGAGTGAAPPRRAAPCREPLASERCGAHEGKRRTARSGGGRSS comes from the coding sequence ATGCGACTGGAACTGCTCGGGACGGTCCGGGCCTGGCAGCACGGGCAGAGAGTGGTGGTGGGGCCTCCGAAGCAGCAGGCCGTTCTGGGGTTCCTGGCGAGTCGTGTCAACGAAGCGGTGAGCATCGAGGAGATAGCCGACGCGGTCTGGGGCAGCGAGCTGCCGAGGACCGCGGGCAACGCGGTGCACACCTACGTGGCGGGGTTGCGCCGCGCTCTCGGACTTCCGCGTGAGAAGACGGCGGGCGGACCCGCACTGGTGTCGACCGGCGGCGGCTACGCGCTCCTGGTGAACCCGGCGAACGTGGACGCGCGCTGCTTCGAGCACCGCCTCGCGGAGGCTCGCAGGCTCTGCGTCCGCGGTGAGCGCAGGGCGGCGCTCGACCTGCTCGAATCCGCCCTGGACCTGTGGCGGGCCGAGGCGTACACCGCCGTCCCGGGGCCCTTCGCGGTGGTGGAGCGCATGCGGTTGCAGGAGCTGAGGTTCACCGCCGTCGAGGAGTGGGCCGCCGAGATGCTGGCGGCGGGCCGGCACGCGGAGGCGGCCGTACCGCTCGGCGACCTGGTGGTGAAGGCGCCGCTGCGCGAGCGGCTGAGGGCCCTGCTGATGATGTCCCTCCAGGGCTGCGGACGGCGCGCCCACGCGCTGGCCGTCTACCGTGAGACCCGTGAGCTGCTCCACGCCGAGCTGGGCATAGAACCCTGTCCGGACCTGCGTGCGCTGCATGAGCGGATCCTCGCCGACCAGCCTGTGACACTCGGGCGGGACGCCCGTGGGCGGCTGGTCATCGGTGCGGACGGGGGCGCGGAGGGACCCGGCGGGGGCGACCGCGCCGGCGGGGGCGCGGCGCCGGGAGCGGCCGGGACCGAATCCGAGAGCGCGGGAACGGGCGCGGGCGGCGGCGCGGGCTCGGGGCCGGCGGGCGGGCGCGCGGGGGCCGGCGGTGGCGCCGGGATCCAAGGGGGAGTGCGCGGCACCGGTGCGAAGGACGGTACCGGGTGCGGCACGGGGGCCGGCCTCGGTACCGGGGCGGCGGCCGACGCGCACCCGCCGGCCTCCGCGCCGCCCTGTGCCCCGCCCCGGACACCGACGCAGGTTCCGGGTCCGCCCTCCGTCCCGTCGGTCAGGTCCGCCAGAGTCACCCCGCGCCCAGCTCAACTTCCGCCCACCGTCCGCGGGTTCATCGGCCGAGCCGCGCAGCAGCGGCGCCTGCGGTCCCTCGTCGACGAAGCCGGCGCCCATCCCGCGAAGGCGCCCGCGATCGCGGTGATCGACGGTGCTCCCGGGGTCGGCAAGAGTGCGCTGGCGCTGCAGATCGCGCACGAGACCGCGGAGCGGTTCCCGGACGGGCAGCTCTTCGTCGACCTGTGCGGCAGCGGCCTCCGGCGCCCGCGGGTGAGCGCAGGGGAAGCCCTGGGGCTCGTTCTGCGCAGCCTCGGGGTCGCCGAGACGCGGCTGCCCGCCACCGTGGACGGGCGCGCGCGCCTGTACCGCACCCTGCTCAGCGGCAAGCGGACCCTGCTCTTCCTCGACGACGCCCACGACACCGAGAGCCTGGCCCCGCTGCTGTCCGGGGGACCGACATGCGTCCTGGTCACCAGCCGCTGGCGTCAGCTCGGCAGGCTGCCGTCGCCGCACACCGAGCGGATCGAACTGAAGCCCCTGACGCCCCAGGAGTCGGTGAGGCTGCTCGCGTATCTGGCCGGTCCGCGACGCCTTACGGGAGCACGGCAGGAGTCCTTCCGGCTCGCCCTGCTCTGCGGCTGCCTGCCGCTGCCGCTGCGGATCGCGGCCGGAGCCCTGGTCGAGGACCCCGCCCTCTCCCCGGCGAGGCTCGCCGACGACATCGAGAACGGGCGTCTCGAACAGCTCACCGTGGTGGGCGACACCGCCGCGAGTCTGCGGATGAGCTTCCGGAAGTCCTACCGCGCCGTGCCTCCCGAGGCCGCGCGGATGTTCCGGCTACTCGGTCTGCACCAGGGCAGGGAGATCACGGAGTCGACGGCGGCCACCCTCGCGGGCATCACCCGGGAGGGCGCGAGCCGCCGGCTCGATCTGCTCGCGGCGGGCCATCTCCTGGAGCAGACGGGGCCGGACCGGTACAGATTCCCGGACCTGCTGCGGCTCTACGCCGCCGAATGCGCGGAGGAGGAGCCGCTGCGCGGTCGCACGGGAGCACTGTCGAGGCTCCTCGCTCAGCGCGACACGGAGGAAGCCGGTGCCGGGACCGGTGCTGCCCCGCCCCGGCGCGCGGCCCCGTGCCGGGAACCCCTCGCGAGTGAGCGGTGCGGGGCGCACGAGGGAAAGCGGCGGACGGCGAGGTCGGGCGGCGGCCGGTCCTCGTGA
- a CDS encoding helix-turn-helix transcriptional regulator produces the protein MEHLVQRSIATMHHRFHEPLTLDDLARSAMVSKFYFLRVFSRVTGVTPGRFLSAVRLHEAKRLLRSTSLNVADISARVGYSSTGTFSRRFSESVGVSPTKYRCLAYERHSTGPTAADDLQPTATPHAAAPVTPARQTGANTVHGTIVAEDHPLDSVRLGVFNSPILQGHPVTTAEVSAPGRYFLPELPSGVWYLHAVARSDAAAAVVPPGEPQLLVDMVGPLRFGQNTDLHVNLTLRPFTWSRPPILSALEGLDPLGRVPGRAA, from the coding sequence ATGGAACACTTGGTCCAGCGGTCGATAGCCACCATGCACCATCGTTTCCACGAGCCATTGACACTGGACGACCTGGCACGTTCGGCCATGGTCAGCAAATTCTATTTTCTACGCGTGTTCAGCAGGGTGACCGGCGTGACGCCGGGCCGCTTTCTCAGCGCCGTCCGTCTCCACGAGGCCAAACGCCTGCTGCGCAGTACGTCCCTCAACGTCGCCGACATCTCCGCCCGCGTCGGGTACAGCAGCACCGGCACGTTCTCCCGGCGATTCAGTGAATCGGTGGGCGTCTCGCCCACCAAGTACCGGTGCCTGGCCTACGAACGGCACTCAACCGGGCCGACGGCGGCTGACGACCTCCAGCCCACTGCGACACCCCACGCCGCCGCTCCGGTCACGCCCGCTCGTCAGACCGGGGCCAACACGGTCCACGGCACGATCGTCGCCGAGGATCACCCCCTGGACTCCGTCCGGCTCGGCGTCTTCAACAGCCCCATCCTGCAGGGCCACCCCGTCACCACCGCCGAGGTCAGCGCCCCCGGGCGCTACTTCCTGCCCGAGCTGCCGTCCGGCGTGTGGTACCTGCACGCCGTGGCCCGCTCCGACGCCGCGGCCGCCGTCGTCCCGCCCGGCGAACCGCAGCTCCTGGTCGACATGGTGGGGCCGCTGCGCTTCGGCCAGAACACCGATCTCCATGTGAATCTGACGTTGCGCCCGTTCACCTGGAGCCGCCCTCCGATCCTTTCGGCGCTCGAGGGCCTGGACCCGCTCGGCCGCGTGCCGGGCCGCGCCGCGTAG
- a CDS encoding type I polyketide synthase, producing the protein MGAEDPEKLRYFLKRVSGELHEARARLRETEESSHEPIAIVGMGCRFPGGAVSPESLWELAAEGRDAIGDFPTNRGWDLDGLFDTYGTYADDGAEGQDGDEGGDRNGDGDGHGAEDRSTDEGEGPRVPRETRGSRPGTSVTRRGGFLYDADQFDAAFFNISPREAKAMDPQQRLLLEVAWEALEDAGIPPTDLAEARAGVFAGLSPNRYGAQGDAELEGYLLTGTAPAVASGRIAYTLGLHGPALTIDTACSSSLVAVHLACQALRNNECTLALAGGATIMATPETFLEFSRQGGLAPDGRCKAFAAEADGTGWSEGAGIIVLQRLSDAQAQGRTILALIPGSAVNQDGASNGLTAPNGPAQERVIHQALTNAHLTPDQIDAVEAHGTGTTLGDPIEAHALLNTYGQHHTPQHPLYLGSLKTNIGHTQAAAGIAGIIKMVQALNHDHLPPTLHAHNPSPHINWTTGHITLLTQPTPWPTHNRPRNAAISSFGISGTNAHLILQQAPTPTPPPDNKPTPPHTDKPTTPPQDDTSLVVLPLSAKSAPALRAQATELRDHLSARPSLSLPDAGHALITTRAAFTHRAAVVTSSRTTALDALDALAEDRAHPAAVLGPPAGAGERKTVFVFPGQGSQWAGMGVRLQTESAAFGARLAECARALSPYTGWDVRDVLAEVEGAQGLDAVDVVQPALWAVMVSLAAAWAELGVVPDAVVGHSQGEIAAACVAGILSLEDGAKIVALRSRAIRALAAGHGGMLSLAVDRQTAGELIASYEGRLSVAAHNGPTATVVAGDTDALREVLAHCESSGVRARPIPVDYASHTAHMEVLEGELADLLSGVQPQERETGAIAYYSAVTGTQITATAQLDGRYWYTNLRRPVEFAATTQALLDDGHTHFIECSPHPVLTIGIQETTDTVTEGRVHVQGTLRRDEGDLRQLLLSAAALHTSGHAIDWPTTGNVTNSNSNSTAKLPTYPFQRDSYWLSPPRTAAARENGPALLHLTWDEHPTPHTTAALPAHTALLTNPFDTPDTPVAPDEPHRPDKADRADEPDGQDDGQAGPDGLGVSDSPDAPDAGHRVLSGLVPTADHYRTLTDLTHALDNATTTPDTLICPLPTPTTTPTDPTTDTHNTLTAALHLLQTWLADERTTHTHLVLLTHQAVTVTPDEDPHLTHAATTALIRTAQTEHPHRITLIDLDTHPDTPTTLPHALHHAHTHHQPQLAIRQGHIHTPALRHTHTPTTTPPPTWNPQGTVLITGGTGTLAAHTARHLITQHGVRHLLLASRTGPNAPGAHQLTTELQTLGADVTLAACDIADPHALTHLLTTLPDTHPLTAVIHTAGLIDMAPLLELTPQQLHTVLRPKVDAAWNLHHATRHLNLDAFILYSSLAATLASPGQANYAAANAYLDALAHHRHHQGLPATSLAWGPWTDTNGMIRHLNTTTRKHTTRTGFPPLTTTNALHLLDTALTTHHPTTTATHLNTTTLTTQAHNNTLPPLLHHLTPTPPPTLQTTAPDNNTPLQDQLAHLDPQQRHEHLLNLVRTTIATVLAHPDPHHIDPHQPFKQLGFDSLTTVQLRNHLTHTTGLHLPTTLAFDHPTPHAVTTHLNQQLNSETNKEATHEKLMSEIRKLEAAFSSASVGAARHAEVTARLKDLLWNWENSRGHGPAGTGPFDDLDSATDEELFSVLDNELDTP; encoded by the coding sequence GTGGGGGCAGAAGACCCGGAAAAGCTTCGCTATTTCCTCAAGCGGGTGAGTGGCGAACTCCATGAGGCACGGGCGCGGTTGCGAGAAACCGAGGAGTCCTCGCACGAGCCGATCGCCATTGTCGGAATGGGGTGCCGCTTTCCGGGTGGTGCCGTCTCCCCGGAATCACTCTGGGAGTTGGCCGCCGAGGGCCGGGACGCGATCGGCGACTTTCCCACAAACCGTGGTTGGGACCTTGACGGGCTGTTCGATACGTACGGTACGTACGCCGATGACGGTGCCGAAGGCCAGGACGGGGACGAGGGCGGGGACAGGAACGGGGACGGGGACGGCCACGGAGCCGAAGACCGGAGCACCGACGAGGGCGAGGGCCCTCGGGTTCCCCGTGAGACCCGTGGCAGTCGGCCCGGGACATCGGTGACACGGCGCGGCGGGTTCCTGTACGACGCCGATCAGTTCGACGCCGCGTTCTTCAACATCTCCCCCCGCGAAGCCAAAGCCATGGACCCCCAGCAGCGACTCCTCCTGGAGGTTGCCTGGGAGGCACTCGAGGACGCCGGCATCCCCCCGACCGACCTCGCGGAAGCTCGCGCCGGCGTCTTCGCCGGCCTCTCCCCCAACCGCTACGGCGCCCAGGGCGACGCCGAGTTGGAGGGCTACCTCCTGACCGGCACCGCCCCCGCCGTCGCCTCCGGCCGCATCGCCTACACCCTCGGCCTCCACGGACCCGCCCTCACCATCGACACCGCCTGCTCCTCCTCCCTCGTCGCCGTCCACCTCGCCTGCCAAGCCCTCCGCAACAACGAATGCACCCTCGCCCTCGCCGGCGGCGCCACCATCATGGCCACCCCCGAAACCTTCCTCGAATTCAGCCGCCAAGGCGGCCTCGCCCCCGACGGCCGCTGCAAAGCCTTCGCCGCCGAAGCCGACGGCACCGGCTGGTCCGAAGGCGCCGGCATCATCGTCCTCCAACGCCTCAGCGACGCCCAAGCACAAGGCCGCACCATCCTCGCCCTCATCCCCGGATCCGCCGTCAACCAGGACGGCGCCAGCAACGGACTCACCGCACCCAACGGCCCCGCCCAAGAACGCGTCATCCACCAAGCCCTCACCAACGCCCACCTCACCCCCGACCAAATCGACGCCGTCGAAGCCCACGGCACCGGCACCACCCTCGGCGACCCCATCGAAGCCCACGCACTCCTCAACACCTACGGACAACACCACACCCCCCAACACCCCCTCTACCTCGGCTCACTCAAAACCAACATCGGCCACACCCAAGCCGCCGCAGGCATCGCCGGCATCATCAAAATGGTCCAAGCCCTCAACCACGACCACCTCCCCCCCACCCTCCACGCACACAACCCCTCACCCCACATCAACTGGACCACCGGCCACATCACCCTCCTCACCCAACCCACCCCCTGGCCCACACACAACCGCCCCCGCAACGCCGCCATATCCTCCTTCGGCATCAGCGGAACCAACGCCCACCTCATCCTCCAACAAGCCCCCACCCCCACACCCCCACCCGACAACAAACCCACCCCGCCACACACCGACAAACCCACCACACCCCCACAGGACGACACATCCCTCGTCGTCCTGCCCCTCTCCGCCAAGTCCGCACCAGCGCTGCGCGCCCAAGCCACCGAACTACGCGACCACTTGTCGGCTCGTCCGAGCCTGTCCCTGCCGGACGCCGGGCACGCGCTCATCACGACCCGTGCCGCCTTCACCCATCGCGCCGCTGTGGTCACTTCCTCGCGCACGACCGCCCTGGATGCCCTCGACGCCCTGGCGGAAGACCGTGCACACCCCGCCGCGGTACTCGGGCCGCCAGCCGGCGCCGGTGAGCGGAAGACGGTTTTCGTGTTTCCCGGGCAGGGTTCGCAGTGGGCGGGCATGGGTGTGCGACTCCAGACGGAATCGGCGGCGTTCGGGGCACGGTTGGCGGAGTGTGCTCGGGCGTTGTCGCCGTACACGGGCTGGGATGTGCGGGATGTTCTGGCGGAGGTGGAAGGGGCGCAAGGCCTGGACGCGGTGGATGTGGTGCAACCTGCGTTGTGGGCCGTGATGGTGAGTCTGGCCGCCGCCTGGGCCGAGCTGGGGGTGGTGCCTGACGCGGTGGTCGGTCATTCCCAGGGTGAGATCGCTGCCGCATGCGTGGCCGGGATCCTCAGCCTCGAGGATGGGGCGAAGATCGTGGCGCTGCGGTCACGGGCGATCCGTGCCCTGGCCGCCGGGCACGGCGGGATGCTCTCCCTCGCCGTGGACCGCCAGACGGCCGGTGAGCTGATCGCTTCGTACGAGGGCCGGCTGTCGGTGGCCGCGCACAACGGCCCCACCGCGACCGTCGTCGCGGGCGACACCGACGCCCTGCGGGAAGTCCTCGCCCACTGTGAGTCCTCCGGTGTCCGGGCCCGTCCCATCCCGGTCGACTACGCCTCCCACACCGCACACATGGAGGTCCTGGAGGGAGAACTGGCCGATCTGCTGTCCGGAGTTCAGCCGCAGGAGCGGGAGACCGGCGCGATCGCCTACTACTCTGCGGTAACCGGCACGCAGATCACCGCCACCGCCCAGCTCGACGGGCGGTACTGGTACACCAACCTGCGCCGGCCCGTGGAGTTCGCCGCCACCACTCAGGCTCTGCTCGACGACGGGCACACCCACTTCATCGAGTGCAGCCCCCATCCCGTCCTGACCATCGGCATCCAGGAGACCACCGACACCGTCACGGAAGGCAGGGTGCACGTACAGGGCACTCTGCGCCGCGACGAAGGCGACCTGCGTCAGCTTCTGCTCTCCGCCGCCGCTCTCCATACCAGCGGCCACGCCATTGACTGGCCCACCACCGGCAACGTCACCAACAGCAACAGCAACAGCACGGCGAAGTTGCCCACGTATCCCTTCCAGCGCGACTCCTACTGGCTGAGCCCGCCCCGGACCGCTGCTGCACGTGAGAACGGTCCGGCACTGCTTCACCTCACCTGGGACGAGCACCCCACCCCCCACACCACCGCGGCACTGCCCGCCCACACCGCACTCCTGACCAACCCCTTCGACACACCTGACACACCGGTTGCGCCAGACGAGCCGCACAGGCCGGACAAGGCGGACAGGGCGGATGAACCGGACGGGCAGGATGACGGGCAGGCTGGGCCTGACGGGCTGGGCGTGTCCGATTCACCCGATGCACCCGATGCCGGCCACCGTGTCCTCAGCGGACTGGTCCCCACCGCCGACCACTACCGCACCCTCACCGACCTCACCCACGCCCTGGACAACGCAACCACCACCCCCGACACCCTCATCTGCCCACTCCCCACACCCACCACCACACCCACCGACCCCACCACCGACACCCACAACACCCTCACCGCCGCCCTCCACCTCCTACAGACCTGGCTCGCCGACGAACGCACCACCCACACCCACCTCGTCCTCCTCACCCACCAAGCCGTCACCGTCACCCCCGACGAAGACCCCCACCTCACCCACGCCGCCACCACCGCCCTCATCCGCACCGCCCAGACCGAACACCCCCACCGCATCACCCTCATCGACCTCGACACCCACCCCGACACACCCACCACACTCCCCCACGCCCTCCACCACGCCCACACCCACCACCAACCCCAACTCGCCATCCGCCAAGGCCACATCCACACACCCGCCCTCCGCCACACCCACACCCCCACCACCACACCACCCCCCACCTGGAACCCACAAGGCACCGTCCTCATCACCGGCGGCACCGGAACACTCGCCGCACACACCGCACGCCACCTCATCACCCAGCACGGCGTACGCCACCTCCTCCTCGCCAGCCGCACCGGCCCCAACGCCCCAGGAGCCCATCAACTCACCACAGAACTACAAACCCTCGGAGCCGACGTCACACTCGCCGCCTGCGACATCGCCGACCCCCACGCCCTCACCCACCTCCTCACCACCCTCCCCGACACACACCCACTCACAGCCGTCATCCACACCGCAGGCCTCATCGACATGGCCCCCCTCCTCGAACTCACCCCCCAACAACTCCACACCGTCCTACGCCCCAAAGTCGACGCCGCCTGGAACCTCCACCACGCCACCCGCCACCTCAACCTCGACGCCTTCATCCTCTACTCCTCCCTCGCCGCCACCCTCGCCTCACCCGGACAGGCCAACTACGCCGCCGCCAACGCCTACCTCGACGCCCTCGCCCACCACCGACACCACCAAGGACTCCCCGCCACCAGCCTCGCCTGGGGCCCCTGGACCGACACCAACGGCATGATCCGCCACCTCAACACCACAACCCGCAAACACACCACCCGCACCGGATTCCCACCCCTCACCACCACCAACGCACTCCACCTCCTCGACACCGCACTCACCACCCACCACCCCACCACCACCGCCACCCACCTCAACACCACCACCCTCACCACCCAAGCCCACAACAACACACTCCCCCCACTCCTCCACCACCTCACCCCCACACCACCACCCACACTCCAAACCACCGCCCCAGACAACAACACCCCCCTACAAGACCAACTCGCCCACCTCGACCCACAACAACGCCACGAACACCTCCTCAACCTCGTCCGCACCACCATCGCCACCGTCCTCGCCCACCCCGACCCCCACCACATCGACCCCCACCAACCCTTCAAACAACTCGGCTTCGACTCCCTCACCACCGTCCAGCTCCGCAACCACCTCACCCACACCACCGGACTCCACCTCCCCACCACCCTCGCCTTCGACCACCCCACACCCCACGCCGTCACCACCCACCTCAACCAACAACTCAACTCCGAGACCAACAAAGAAGCCACGCACGAGAAGCTCATGTCGGAGATCCGGAAACTGGAAGCGGCCTTCTCTTCCGCCTCGGTGGGTGCGGCGCGGCACGCGGAAGTGACGGCACGTCTTAAAGACCTTCTTTGGAACTGGGAAAACAGCCGCGGCCACGGACCTGCCGGCACCGGCCCGTTCGATGACCTCGACTCCGCGACGGACGAGGAACTCTTCAGCGTGTTGGACAACGAGCTGGACACCCCGTAA